From Rhodovastum atsumiense, a single genomic window includes:
- a CDS encoding ATP12 family chaperone protein codes for MKRFWDRAGVEAEDGQFRVVLDGRPVRLPGGASLLVPSRALAEALAAEWQLAGGARGGEMGWTDVPLTRLAGTAQERIAPDPEPVVLEIARYGETDLLCYRADRPESLVRRQQENWQPWLDWTERTYGARLRVTAGVVHVAQEPQALAALAQAVAAHDPWGLAALGIAVPALGSLVLGLALAAFRLDAATAHDLAGLDETFQEELWGRDNEAAQRRRQVGEEVALAGRFLELSR; via the coding sequence ATGAAGCGGTTCTGGGACCGGGCCGGGGTCGAGGCGGAGGACGGGCAGTTCCGGGTGGTGCTGGACGGGCGGCCGGTGCGGCTGCCTGGCGGGGCCTCGCTGCTGGTGCCCTCGCGGGCGCTGGCCGAGGCGCTGGCGGCGGAATGGCAGCTTGCCGGCGGGGCGCGTGGCGGGGAAATGGGCTGGACCGATGTGCCGCTGACCCGGCTGGCCGGCACGGCGCAGGAGCGCATCGCGCCCGATCCGGAACCGGTGGTGCTGGAAATCGCCCGCTACGGCGAGACCGACCTGCTGTGCTATCGTGCCGATCGGCCGGAGAGCCTGGTGCGGCGCCAGCAGGAAAACTGGCAGCCCTGGTTGGACTGGACCGAGCGCACATATGGCGCGAGGCTGCGGGTGACCGCGGGGGTGGTGCACGTGGCGCAGGAGCCGCAGGCGCTGGCGGCGCTGGCGCAGGCGGTGGCGGCGCATGATCCCTGGGGGCTGGCGGCGCTGGGCATCGCGGTGCCGGCGCTGGGCAGCCTGGTGCTGGGGCTGGCGCTCGCCGCCTTCCGCCTCGATGCGGCCACGGCGCATGATCTGGCTGGCCTGGACGAGACGTTCCAGGAAGAATTGTGGGGACGGGACAACGAGGCGGCGCAGCGCCGCCGGCAGGTGGGAGAGGAGGTCGCCTTGGCGGGTCGTTTCCTGGAACTGTCGCGCTGA